GTGGCTTTACCAACTCAGCCCTTCATTTCCCATTTACCTTCTGGGTACCCCTGTGTGGGCATCGCCAAGTGGaccacttcttctgtgaagtTCCAGCACTGCTCCGACTGTCATGTGTTGATACCCATACTAATGAGCTGACCCTCCTGGTCACGAGCTCTACTTTTGTTCTTATACCTCTCATCCTCATTCTCATCTCCTACGGTGCCATTACCTGGGCTGTGCTGAGGATGCAGTCAACAACTGGCCTTCAGAAAGTCTTCGGGACGTGTGGAGCCCATCTTACGGTTGTATCCCTCTTTTACATTCCAGCCATGTGCATATATCTGCAGCCACCATCAGGAAATTCTCAAGATCAAGGCAAGTTCATTGCCCTCTTTTACACTGTTGTCACACCGAGCCTCAACCCTCTCATCTACACCCTCAGAAACAAAGATGTAAAAGTGGCAGTAAAGAGACTAATGTGGTGAGAGTGAATCCATGTACTTGTGACATTAACAGTATAATGGAGCATCTCATCATCAGTGATTTATCCATGCACCCATTCATCAACCAGTCTTTCATTCACTGACTCTGTGAGCACTTATTGAGCATGTACTCTCAAAAAGTCACAGAGATCTTGGTAACAGTTTTGAATGAAACAGTTTGCCGAAATATCAATCACTCTGTAATGGAGAAAACAGCCACAGAAAATCAAGATCAAACGTTAATAATTAATTTGTTCATTGGCACAAACATAATAAATCAGAAGTATCCTTTTATTAATTGAAAATGACGCATGGAACTtgtaaatattgatgaaagagCAGATGTAATTCCTATGGAAagacaatctttttctttctctttttctttaagattggcacctgagctaacaactgttgccaatctcttttttttcctccctgctttttctccacaaatccccccagtacatagttgaatatatatattttttagttgtgggtccttttaattgtggcatgtgggatgccacctcagcatggcctaatgagcggtgccatgtccatgctcaggatccgaactagcgaaagcctgggcccccaaagcagagcgcgtgaacttaaccactctgccacagggccacccccagaaagatattcttaattttaaaaaaaaatttagaagaagtcttttaatttcttgcttttaaGGCAGAATTCATCATaaagtttttcttcattctttggtTTAGTTAACAACACAGTGAAATACCTTAAATCTTTTTTCCATCACTTACTATATTTTGAATAGTAGTTAATATTGAGAGAATCTTTGTTCTGTAGTCTCtagcatttccttaatgatagtaagaaaataagttttatgaATCATAGCAAGAAAGGCAGCAGAAGTCAGCatctcatatttctcttttttcaagcCAATAAGAAGTATAGGAGGTGGAAACAACTTGTGAAGCTGTGATATATAGCTTGTAAAATAATGGATGTTATAGGCTAGGTGAGCTAGGTAAAGTAAGTGCTTGGAGCAACAGTAAAGTATATCTAAGGCAGACAGAGCACTGGGCGCCGAAAATGACTTGATAAATCCAATGAGTGTTTGAGTtaactggaaaatatatttggaaaaattttatgataaaagctgTTATGGAAGAtgttagcttttcttttccttttcaagcttgattttatttgaatatttgaaattaggaagtgcattattaaaatcaacatatattttccaaatcaggaagtatattttttataaaaacaatagtTTTGTTACCTATATGATTGCCAACTGTCTCCATCTGAAATAACTGTACTACATATATAACACTTTAAACTGGCAGCCATATTCAGCTGGAGTGGAATAATGGATAAAGAGTAATTAAATATAGAGCAAAATCTTGGCAACACCTCAGTTTTGTATGGTAACCCATATGTCAGTTGCAGCTTTTTGAGGCCTTTAAAGTTTAGGTATGATTGATTCAAACCCGATTtcctaaattattaaaatggaaaacatgtcTGCAAACTTCCCCTCAGTTTCCTGTGTGGCCTGTGATTACACCGATTCTGCTGACTGTGTCTTCTCCTTTGTGTGTCTGTGATTCTTCCTTTATCTGCAACTGGGCATTAACAACAGTATGGGATGTCTTTAATTCCTTAACCTAATGTCCAAGAAACAAAGAACCAAGAGTCATGTATCTAGAAGAACTTTTGCTAAATAATTGGGACCGCATATAGTGAACCATcacagaacaacaacaacaaaaaacttataaaaagttaaaaaaaaaatcacatagcttAATTCTCTGACCCATTCTGCACTATGGACATTTAATTGTTTGGGGCACCTTTTGTTGTATCCTAGTCTCTCACTATCtaacttttcaaaaagaattttttaacttcccgttctctttttttccttttctgatttgcaAACATATACATGTTCTTTACAT
The nucleotide sequence above comes from Equus quagga isolate Etosha38 unplaced genomic scaffold, UCLA_HA_Equagga_1.0 184429_RagTag, whole genome shotgun sequence. Encoded proteins:
- the LOC124233290 gene encoding olfactory receptor 2J3-like, producing the protein MTMEKINASFENYFVLLGFSNWPHFEIVLFVVILMFYVTTLIGNLFIIILSHVDSHLHTPMYFFLSNLSFLDLCYTTSAIPQLLVNLWGPEKTISYAGCMIQLYFFLALGTTESVLLVVMSYDRYVAVCRPLHYTVLMNPRFCYLLAVASWVSGFTNSALHFPFTFWVPLCGHRQVDHFFCEVPALLRLSCVDTHTNELTLLVTSSTFVLIPLILILISYGAITWAVLRMQSTTGLQKVFGTCGAHLTVVSLFYIPAMCIYLQPPSGNSQDQGKFIALFYTVVTPSLNPLIYTLRNKDVKVAVKRLMW